The DNA segment AGCCGTACCGCGGACATCGAGCGTGTGCTCACCATGGGTGTCCACGGTCCCCTCGAACTCCATATCCTTGTTTTGGAGGACTAGTCATGCAGAAAGCCAAAGATTTGAAAGAATACCGTGGAGAATTGCGCGAGTCCCTGGATAATGATTTCCTGCGCACAACTCTTGATAATTTTGCCGTGGCCTACCGGGCCGGTCGCGCCAATGCCTTTAAGGATATGGATGTCAAAGGCCTGATCAATGACATCGCGTGTTCCAAGGATGCTGCCGCTGAAAATGCCGATGCTTTGTACGAAGAGTTCAAAGCCAATGCCGAGGCTGCTGGTATTAAAGTCCACTTTGCCAAAGATGGAGATGAAGCCAACCGTATCATCGCCGGAATTGCCAAAGATGCGAAGTGTAAATCCATCGTCAAATCCAAGTCCATGACTGCCGAGGAAACTCTGCTCAACCATGATCTTGAAGATGCCGGATTTGAAGTCATCGAGACAGACCTCGGAGAATGGATCATTCAGTTGCGTCATGAAGGACCGTCTCACATGGTCATGCCTGCCATTCACCTGTCACGGCATCAGGTCGGCGATCTGTTCACGGATGTGACCGGGAAAAAACAGGATTCCGAGATTGAAAAACTGGTTAAGGTTGCCCGTCGTGAGTTGCGTCAGAAATATGTCGATGCGGATATGGGTATTACCGGAGCCAACTTTGCAGTCGCGGAGACCGGTGGAATCGGATTGGTGACCAATGAAGGAAACGCCCGCCTGGTTTCAACCCTGCCTCGTGTCCATGTCGCCCTGATGGGAATCGACAAGTTGTTGCCTACACTGCATGATGCACTGCGTATCCTCAAGGCTCTGCCTCGTAACGCGACCGGGCAGCAGATTACATCGTATGTCACCTGGATCACGGGTGCCAACGAGTGCCTGGCCGCAGAAGATGGCAAGAAAGAAATTCACTATGTCGTTCTCGACAACGGGCGTTCCGAACTCATCAAGGATCCCTTGTTCTCGCAGATCAACCGGTGTGTTCGTTGTGGTGCCTGCGCCAATGTCTGCCCTGTTTACCGTCTTGTCGGCGGGCATAAAATGGGTCACATCTACATCGGTGCCATTGGCTTGATTCTGACATACTTCTTCCATGGTAAAGACAAGGCCAAGAATCTCGTCCAGAACTGCATCAACTGCGAAGCATGCAAGGATGTGTGTGCAGGTGGAATTGATCTGCCACGCCTGATCAAGGAAATCCACGCGCGTATTCTGGAAGAGGACGGACACCCGTTACCTGCCATTTTGATGGGCAAATTGCTCAAAAATCGCAAATTGTTCCATACTCTTTTACGGACCGCCAAGTGGGGACAAAAGCCCATTGCCGAAAAGGACGGATTCATTCGTCATTTGCCTATGGTCTTTGCAAAGGAACATCAGTTCAAGGCTCTGCCCACTATTGCCGAGACGCCTTTCCGTGATTGGTGGCAGAAGAATCGTCCTGATGTGGATAAGCCGAAATTGCGTGTCGCTCTGTTCTCTGGTTGTGTGCAGGACTTTGTATACCCCGAGCAGATGCAGGCGGCCGTCAAGGTCTTTGCGGACAATGGTGTTGCAATGGACTACCCCATGGAGCAATCCTGCTGCGGTCTGCCAGTTCAGATGATGGGTGAAATGGGTGCATCCCGTGATGTTGCAAAGCAGAATCTGCGGGCCTTCGAGACCGGAGCATACGATTATATCATCACCTTGTGTGCTTCATGTGCGTCGCACCTCAAGCACAATTATCCGAAGTTGGTCATGGATAAACCTTCCTTGAAGCTCAAGGCCGATGAATTCGCAGCAAAGGTCATTGATTACTCTTCTTTTGTGAACGATGTGCTCAAAGTGAAGAAAGAAGACTTCCGCGAAGTCGGGACCAAAGCAACATATCATGCTCCCTGCCATCTCTGCCGTGGGCTTGATGTTCATGACGCGCCTCGTCAGTTGATAGAAAAGGGCGGCATGGACTATGTCGAGTGCACTGAAGAAGAGGTCTGCTGCGGTTTTGGAGGAACATTCTCCATGAAGTTCCCGGAACTGTCTGCCGAGCTGTTGAAAAAGAAACTGGACAATGTTGAAGCCACGGGCGCTGATGTGCTTCTGACTGATTGCCCCGGTTGCGTCATGCAGCTGCGTGGTGGGCTGAAGAATCGCGGCTCCAAGGTTCAAGTACGCCACGTTGCAGAGGTTCTTGCAGATAATAAAAAATAAGAACTGCCATATTGAATGCATGAGGCTTTCGAAATAGGTTGGACCGCAATCCCCTCGAAGCAACTGCCACGCTTCCTCCTATGAGATACCGCCTTCATGTAGGTTCCCCGTCCGCTGCGGGACGGGGAACCATATATTTATACTTGACGGCCGGTTAAGCTCCATACTACCGGACCTGATTTAGGGGTGATACATGGCACCAGTGCAGAATCGATACTTACGCCAATTCGTCGCGGTCTATTTTGGTCTCTTCCTACTCATTTCGGGACTTTCATTCTGGTTTGTCTCAGCCTTCTCCGGTGAACTCTGGGCGGCGTCCGCTCTTGCAACCGGAGTTCTGACAGCTTTCGGCTTACTCGGTATTGCGCTGACAGTCCTGATAGGGCGGAGTTTCATTCGTCCGCTCAAAGTTGTGACCGAATATACAACCAACATACTTGATGGTAACTATGCAGGAGCTGATGAAGCCGCCATGGCTGATGCTGTTCCAGGCCTTGGCGACCTTGTTCATGAGCTTTCTTCCCGTTTCAAGGAACGGTTGGGATTCTCCAATAGTATTCTTGAGGGGCTTCCTGTTCCCATCTGCATTGTGGATACCAGGGAGAGGATAACCTTCCTCAATCAGGAATGCCTGAAAATGCTCGGGTCTAATGAGGACCCCAAGTCCTATTATGGCAAGATGATTTCCCAGATATTTTACAAGGATGACAGGAAGTCACTCATTGGGACCTGCATGGATGAGAACACCCGGACAATCAACCGGGAGGGTCTGTTCAAACATGTTGATGGAAGCGATATTCACGCACGCATCAATGCTTTTCCCCTGACAGATGTCGAAGGGGTGATCATAGGCGGGTGCTGTCTCTATCTTGATACGACTGAGTTGAAACGTCGTGAGGCGGAAATAGTCAGTCAGCATGATCGATTGGCGACTGCTGCTTCTCAGGCTACCGAGGTTTCCGAGGAATTGGCAACAGCCGCTTCACAATTGGAATCCGTCGTGATTCAGGCTCGAAGCGGAACGCGGACACAGTCCGAGAGAACAGGAGAAACCGCGACTGCCATGGAAGAGATGACTGCCACAGTGCTGGAAGTGGCTCGCCTGGCTCAGGATGCCGCTCTCAATGCTGATGATGCTCGCCAGCAGGCGGAAGAGGGGGCTGGTATTGTCACGCAGGTCGTCAGTTCCATCGATGAGGTCGCTGGACATGCTCATGATCTCAAAATCTCCATGGAAGAGCTTGATGAGCGAGCTGACAAGATCGGTAAGGTGCTTGGCGTCATCGAAGACATCGCGGACCAGACCAATTTGCTTGCACTCAATGCTGCCATTGAGGCGGCGCGGGCTGGTGATGCTGGGCGGGGCTTTGCTGTCGTGGCTGACGAGGTTCGGAAATTGGCTGAAAAAACCATGGAAGCGACACGAGAGGTGCATCTTGCAATAACCGGTATTCAGGACGGTGCCCGCAAGAATGTCAAAGCAACAGAAGTCGCGGTTGTTTCTGTTGGAAAAACCACAGAGATGGCAGGGCGTTCAGGTGAGGCTCTGCACAGTATTGTCTCTGTGGCAGAGGCCACTGCAGACAGGGTGCGCAATATCGCGACTGCTGCCGAGCAGCAGTCTGCTGCCAGTGAAGAAATCAATGAAGCGACTGTTGATGTCAGCCGGGTCTGTCAAGATACGGACGGTTTGATGACAGATGCCTCCGATGCGATTACGCGTTTGTCTGAACTTGCGAAAACACTTGGCAAGATCATTCGCGAAATGCAGTGAGGAGCAAAATAATTTTGTATAAATGATGACAAAAAGCTTCTTTGTGATTAATATTGGTAATGTAACCTAATATCGTTTGAGATGGAAAGTGTTATTGGGTTGAAATTGTTGAACATAAAGCACAAGAGAGAGTTGAGACGTGGTCAGACACATTGTTATGTGGACTTTGAAAGAGGAAGTGGATGGCGTTCCGGCTAAGGAAAATGCCGCCAAGATGAAAGAAATTCTTGAAGCCTTACAGGGACGGATTGAAGGATTGAGGTATATCGAAGTCAGTCATGATATCGTTGATGCTGATCCAGAGTGCCATGTTGTTTTGTGCTCTGAGCACGATGATGCTGCGGCGCTTGACCATTATCAGGGGCACCCTGAGCATCAAGCGTGTGTCGCCTTTGTAAAGACCGTTGCCGCCAGTAGAAAGGCGGTTGATTACACAGTATAAAAGTCAGAAGCTGGGCTAATCCGGGGAGCCTGGTTCCTGAGACGGAAGACGTGAGATTACAGGAGTCGTGACAGGGGTGAAGACGTTACGAAGGAGAATGCCATGTCTATGCGTTATGATCAGGAACGGAAACGGATTATTTGCCGTTGGGAGGAGCCTACCAAAGTTGTCATGAACAAAAAGGAAGGCGTCATCAAACGTTCACGGATGATTACGGTCAAGGTGAACGATAATGGCAAATTGAACAGCAAGGACATTCGGAGGCACGGGAAGCACCCTATGTTTCCGTATATCAACCGTTTCAACAAGATGCTCAATAGCATCGAATGCTTTCCTCAATGCCAGAATGAATACAAATGCGCAGTGTGCGGAATGGAGCATGACGTTAGTCCCCATTTCGATACCAAGCGCCAGTCGATCATCTGGCTGTGCCGGGATCACCTGAATGATTCTCCCAAGGTCGTTGATTGATTGTACTGATTAGGAGATCCGATCAACGGCTTTGATGAATTTCATCGGGCCTCTTGGCATGGCAAGCAAAAAAAGCCCCCATCTCGTTGACGAGGTGGGGGCTTCTCGATGAAATTCACTCCCTAAAATTGATAGCGCAATCCAAGGAGAACTTTGTGAGTGCCGATATCCTTGACTTGACTCTCAACATTGACGTCTGTGGATGTCCCGGTAACTTTCTCTCCGTCTCCGTAATAATCATACCTGTAAGCAAGATCGAGAATAATTGATTCGGTTATGCTCCAACCGACGCCTGCGCCGAGGTTAAAAGCAAGGTTGGTTGAGGTCTTGCTGCCTGGATCGGAAATGGTGGAGGTGCTGAAGCTCTCTTCAACCCAGGCGACACCGACACCTCCGTTGATGAATGGTGTAAAGTCAGTTGAATTGTAAAAATCCCAGTAGACATTCAGCATGACAGTCTGCAGCGAGATGGTATCCGTTAACGACGAGTTGCTATCGCTGTATTTGTACTTGAAATCTCCGGTGTACATGTATTCGATTTCTGTGCGAATGGGGTATTCATATCCCATCCAATCATATCCTGCGGCAAAGCCGATTGCTCCTGCTTCTTTATCGAATTTACTGCTTGAACTTGTTCCTGTTGCGTTGCCTGAGGTACTTTTATCTGCATCAAGGTACGAACCTCCCACCTTGATAGAACCGTAAAAGCCACCTTGGTCAGCAAATGCGAATCCCGTGAATGTGAAAAGTAAAGCCACGATGATTGTAAGGCATTGAAGACTTTTCATACGCTCATTCTCCCGCAATAAAATATGAAGACACCTTTTCACCCAGTACATAAAAAAGAGGTTTAAGTCAATGGGGGCGCGAATAATTGGGTGTTTGCAATTTTATACTTCATCCCACTGATTATTTGGGTATAGTGATTTTGATCTCTTCAATATACGAGGTGATCTCTCTCCTTGAAGCAGAAAATTCTTTTACCGAATAGGTTGCTTATGAGCGATGAATTGGTTTTTGCAAATGAATCCGAGTCGTCTGGTAGCGGGGAGTTGCGAGGGACGAGTGGGGATTGGAAAGTGCTGATCGTCGACGATCAGAGTGATGTCCATAAAGTTACTCGTTTGGTGCTGGATGACTTCGCCTTCGAGGGGCGAAAGGTGACTTGCATGAGCGCCTATTCCGGGGAAGAAGCCAAAAAGATTATGCAGGAGCACCCGGACGTGGCTGTCATGTTACTTGATGTTGTCATGGAAACAAACCGCGCTGGGTTGGAAGTCGCTCGATATGTCCGGGCTGTTGCAAAAAATCAATTCGTCAGAATTATCTTGCGCACAGGAGAACCAGGGGAAGCGCCGGAACGTGAAGTTGTGACGGGTTTGGATATTAATGATTATAGGCAAAAGACGGAATTGACCTCAGATAGATTAGTCACTGCTGTGACGACCGCAATCAGGTCATATCGGGATCTCAAAATGATCAATGATGCCCGGAGAGGTTTGCACCTTTTGGCCATGTCTGTTGCTCATCAAATCAGGAACAGGACAATTGCTATTGCCGGATTTGCCAATATCATCAAGCGTAAAGGGGGGAATTCACCAGAAACAAGCGATTACCTGGGAACTATTCTGGAAGAATCTTCGCGTTTGGAACATATGGTGAATGATGTCACGAAATATGCTTCCATCAGCTTGGGGGAAATGCAGCCATCGGATATCCGTGAACTTATTGAGACTGCAACGAATGCCATTGATACCAAACAGGCAGATTTGGGCGGCGTCGTTTGGGAGGTCTTGTGTCCCAATCAGATGGTTATGGTTGATCCTGAGTTATTTATCAAAGCGTTCGAAGCAATTCTGCAAAACAGTGTTGATTTTAGTGAGGGGGTTCCACAAATCAAGATACGCGTTGCGCCAAGTCGGATGATTTGTGCTATAGAAGTGCAGGATAGCGGGACAGGAATCAATGAGGACGATATGCCGCATATTTATGATCCTTTTTTTTCACTCAAGCCCAAGGGGTCGGGCATGGGGCTTTGTATTGTGCGTAAAGTCGCCATGGAGCACCAATGGGATGTTCACATTGATTCCACGCCTGGGGAAGGCACTCTGGTAGAGATTATTATTCCTCGAAGAGACTTGACTGGAATGGGCAGTTGAAAGCGTGTGAAGTGGATAAAAAACGTGAGACTCTAGCTGTAATTAGCTAAAAAATATTTTTGGTGAGGATATATCTGTATGGGGTAGGCACAACAAGAAGGCCGTCCACACAAGGTGGGACGGCCTTTGTCGGTGAATCTCTTTTGCCAGTTACATAAAGTAGTACGTGGCGACCAGTCCCATAAGGGACATGGTAATAGTATAAGGCAAAGCCAGGATAACCATCCGGCCGTAGGAAAGCCTGATAACCGGAGCTAGTGCTGAGGTCAGCAGGAACAGGAAGGCAGCCTGGCCGTTGGGAGTGGCGACGGAGGGGATATTGGTCCCTGTGTTGATGGCGACTGCGAGTTTGTCGAAGTGGGCCATGGTTTCCAGTATTTTTGTTTGAAGTGCCTGCGGCATGGAAGCCACAACATCGATACGAGCCAGGTGGGGATCTGTAAGTCGGTCCATGAGTGCGACGCCATCAGTTACACCGGGCATTCCAGCCAGGACAGACTCAAAGTGCATCTTGGTTTCTGATATGTAGACTGTCGCTACGAAGACGTTATCGGAGATCATGGAGAGGACTCCATTGGCAACGTAATACGCGGCAAGCTGGGCATGTCCATGCATGCCAAGGACTATATCCATGACAGGGGCAAAGAGGTGCTGGTCATGAATAACACCGACAATGGCGAAGAAAACAACGAGCAGGGCAGTGAAGGGCAGTGCCTCTTCGAATGCCGGGCCAAGTTGGTGCTCATCCGTGAACCCGTTCATTGAAGTCAGCAAGACAATAACTGAGAGACCAATGATCCCAACTGCGGCAAGGTGGAAGGCCAAAGCAAGAATCAGCCAGATACCGATTAACGCCTGGACGACAAGCTTGGCTTTTCCTTGAAGGCCGCGCTTTTCTTCCATCTCAATGGCTGTTTCCAGGAGGTGGGAACGGATATTCCCAGGCATTTCTGCGCCGTAACCGAAGATTTTGAATTTTTCCACGAGGATGCAGGTCAGCAGCCCTGTTGCGAGTACCGGCATGGAAACCGGAGCCACTTGCAGGAAGAAGGGAATGAAGTGCCAACCCATTTCCGAGCCGATGAGAAGGTTCTGGGGTTCACCGACAATGGTACACACTCCACCAAGGGCGGTGCCGACAGCACCGTGCATCATCAGGTTGCGCAAAAAAGCCCGAAACTCTGAAAGTTCGGCCCGTTGAGTATCTTTGACCGACTGATCCGAGCACAGATCATGTGTGCAACTCATGGTTTTACCAGAGGCAAAGCGGTGATAGACGTTATAAAATCCATAAGCTACCGCGATAATGACCGCTGTGACTGTCAGGGCATCGAGAAAAGCGGAAAGGAATGCGCCTGCAAAGCTGAACAGCAGTGAAATGACGATTTTCGAACGGACTTTGGTCAGGATGCGGGTGAAGGTGAATTGCAGGAAATCCTTCATGAAATAGATACCTGCAACCATGAAGATCAATAAGAGTATGACTTCAAAGTTCGCGTGCGCTTCATGGTAGACTGTCTCGGGGTGCGTCAGTCCGAGCAAAACAGCTTCCATGGCGAGTAATCCACCAGCAGGAAGCGGATAGCATTTCAATGCCATGGCCAGTGTGAATATGAACTCACCAATCAGTATCCATCCTGCGATGAAAGGGCCGACTGTAAAGATCAGAATCGGGTTAAGAACAAGAAAGGCCAGTATCGCCAGTTTGTACCAGTTCGGCGCATTGCCGAGGAAGTTACGGCTGAAGGCCTGTGTCATGGTTTGAGCCATTGTGGAATCTCCTCACTCATTGTGTATTCGGGGGTCTCTGGTTGTGTGAACAACCTATTCGCCGATTGTCATTGTCGGATACATGCCCGCATCTGCCCCGCCTTGAAATGGCTGGAGTATATTGAAGCAAGCATCCTGGGTTTTTTGGGCATGTCCTCGGGTTTCTTCGGTTCCGTCGAAATTGGCTCCGTTTTCTTCCCGAATATGGGCAATACGATGTTTGAACGCTTCGACAAACGCTTTCCCATCACCCTTGAAGGTCATGTTACCGATGACTATATCAGTGGTTTTGGCGAGTGTCTCAAGGCTCATGCATTGATCTTTCAGGTCTGATTGTTTGGTTACATATCCCCATACCGCTGAATTCTCGGGTATCGTGATCGGTTCTTCTGCGTCAATGATAGTATGGGGCATCACGATCGAATCACGGCCGACCGTGATTGGGCAGGTCGCTGTGCCATGAACAAAGGAGTTGAATCCGACAAACACATTTGGAGCAAGCCGTGTGTGGATGACTTTGCCTCCATGAGCTGTGACATTAAAGCCTTCGTAAACCGCATTTTTGATATAGCAATTCTCTTGCGCGTTCGATCCCTTGCCGATGTCTGAATTTTCGACATGGGCGCGTTGGGCTATGAGTGAATTGTCCCCAATCTTGCAATCTCCTTTGATGACAGAGTATGGATTGACATAGGTCCCTTCTCCAACCTCAACTCCCATGAGTTCCGGTTGGACAGAGGAGTAAACCGGGACAAAATCTTCTTTGAATTCTTCAACATAGTCGATGAACTTTCCGGTGATTTTTCCGTTTTCGTCCATGCTGACATACTGCTCCACGACCCCTTCGGGGTAGACGTAGTTGAATTCGAAGAGTCCGTTTGATTTGATCCAGACCCTGCCGGATTCAATAGTCAGACGCGACAGGTCTCCAGCTTGAACATAGGAAAAATTGCCCACAACACAGTTGTGCATAATAGAGAGATCAATCGTGGAAAAGGGGCCTAGGTAAACTCCTTCACAGGTTGTACCATGAATATTGGAAAAGTGCATGGCAAGAGTGTTTAGTATCTTGAAAACTTCTGGAGTTTCAGGGTTCTTGGAGTGGTTGTGGACGAGAGTCTTGATCAGGCAACTATTGATGACCCGGATAACCTCATCGTAAAAGAGCGTGGTTTTGACTCCATTGAATTCGACCACGTCTCCCTTGCGTTTAAGCTCATCGCCGCGCAGATCAGACTTATAGACAACGGAGCGGTCAACCTGCGTTTTACCGAGAAAATATGTACCGGCCATATTTGAATTCTGGAAACGAAAGCTGATCGGATGATCTTCCGTCAGCGCATAAAACGCATAGTATTGCAGATGCCGTTCACGTGGTATGGCATTGGTGAGAATCTGTTTTACATCTATCCCCATCGGTTTCAGATTTACGTTGACCCGGGATGCGATATGATCAAACAAAGCTTCGAGTTTTTTCATTGTCATCTACTCTATGTTGGAAGGTTCAAATGGAAGACAGCTGTTGCTTGTGAGCAAAACTGTTGCAATTTGTTACTCTGGCAACCTTGAGTTTGTGTCTTGTGGTAGAATCAGACAATATGCTTGATTCAGAAATCATCCTAAGCCACTAAAAAATAACCTTTATCTTTGTATGAAGAATCGTTTGAGAGTCTTCTTTGCGTGCTGATACTCTTCTGTATGAAAGAACAAACCAATTTCACTTGTACAGTTTTGAATGCTCTTATGAGGCCGTTGAGAGTGTTATTGCGAGGCTCCAGAGTGTTGTTTTCTGAGAGCAGTAAGATCGAGGACCAGTAAAAAATGAGTCATTTCAGGGAATGAACGTTGCAATTTGTTACTCTAGTCCTTTCGGCTCGTCTACCCCCCTATGGGGACCGTTATGGGCATACCCATCATTGGCCAGATAACCAGGACTGCGATGCCGACGATAATCATCAGAAGCAAAGATGCAGGAATGCCCCATCCGAAGAATTCTCCGGTCGTGAATTGGCCGGAATCATAGGCAATTGCATTGGGAGCGGCTCCAACAAGGAGCATGAATGGCATACCGGCTACGACGAGTGATGCGTAAAGGATGACTTCGGGAGACACGCCAAGGTACGGAGCAATAACCAGGGCCACGGGAAGAGAGATAGCTATTGCCGCAACATTCATGATGAAATTCGTCATCATCATGACGAAAAACGCGATGGACATGACGAAGATGAACCAATGTGCATCTTGAAACATGACAAGCCAGTTGACCGCCATCCACTTGGCAGCTCCGGTTTCCCAGAGGCAGAAGCCGATAGACATGGCTCCGGCAAAAAGCAGAATTATATTCCAGGGAATATCTTCCAGATCTTTGAGGTCCAGTATCTTGAAGATGAAGAAGAGGACCGATGAACAGAGGATTATCGCCGTTTTATCAACCGCTTTGAGTGCAGGAACAAACGCTCGAAGTGACATGATAATAATCACGGTTCCAACGATGACGGCAGCCATTATTTCCTCTCGGGTCAAGCTTCCCATTCTGGCATTGAGCTCACGAGCTTTTTCGCGCAGTCCCGGTATGCGATCCTTTTCCGGTTTGCAGACAAGCATGAAAAATCCCCAGAGCAGAAAAGTCATTCCCCATCCTATAGGGGCCATGTAATAGGAGAGTTCAAAGAACCCGATGTCAACATTGATGATCTCCTTGTAAAATCCAATGGCGACAGCGCCGCGAGCTGCGCCGAGCAACGTGACAATTGATCCTGCCCCGGCCACATAGGCCATGCCGATGAAAAGGCCTTTGCCGAACTTGGTCGGCTTGTTGCCTTCGCCGTAAAGGGCGTAGATGGCCAGCAGTAAAGGATAAATCGTGGCTGCAACAGCGGTATGGGCCATGATGTGTGTCAGTGCTGCGGTTACCACGAAGACACCGAGGTAGATCATTGATGTGCGTTCGCCCACGATATCAAGCATCTTGTAAGCGAGACGTTTTGTCAGTCCTGTCTTGGTGAAGACGAGGCCGATCATGATCGAAGCAAATATGAACAGAACTGACGGGTCCATGAAGTCTTTGAAGGCGACCTTGGCAGGACGGATCATGAACATGACCTGTAATATCCCGATCATAAGTGAGGTGATACCAATAGGGACGACCTCAAAAACCCACCATGTTCCCGCAAGTAAAAAGACTCCAATGGCCCCTTTTGCTTCTCTGGAGAGGATAAAGTGTTCACCCATGGGGTCGACGGCATCGGGCCACGGTGGTGCATAATAGACAACTGCGAACAGAATGATGCCTGTGAGCATGAAAATCAGTCGTTTCCAGTCGAAAGCGGATTTGGCGGCTTGAGCTGTTTCCATTGTCGTTCTCCTCAAAAAAAACGAAATATTATTGACACGCGCAAGCCAGCATCCGCGACTTGACTTCATTGTAAATGTCACTGAGGCGCAGGACGCCGGAGATGTTGCCATTTTTTCTGACTATAAGCGGTTGGTGTTTGCCAACGATATAGCAGTGAATGCCGTATGCGAGGGTGTCGTCTTCATTGAGAAAATCGATTTCAGAGGGGATATGCATCACTTGGGATACTCCCTGTCTACAGCCCTCTTTGCAGAGTGTTTCAAGTGGATTTGCCCAGAGGCCAAACTCTTTGAAAGCGTCTGCAACATATTGTTTGGAAAGGGTGTCGGTTCCAAGTCCTTTTCCGGCCAGTCTTTTGTAGCTTGGTTCAAGAGCCGCCAGGATATCAGTCATGGTCAACACACCTGCGAAGTCGCCCTTGGTGTTAACTACAATCAAATCTCGATGTTGGCTCTCATCAAGAACAAGAATCGCCTGTCCAAGCGTGGCATCCTTGCCGATGGTGAGATATTCTTCGACAGGGATCATCAGGTCTTTCACTTTCATGACAATATTCCTCCCATGGTAAAGCTGTAAGAGACAGTTTATCTACGAGTGAACGCTATGATTTCCTACAATGTATCCTGTTGTCCAAGAGGGATTCCTTGATGGTGCAGCACGCTGGTGCTTCTCCCGGACTCGTGTCGTTTTTCAGGGAAATGGTGAGCTGCCGGTAGTTCATCCCCCCCCATTTGTCACCAGCTTTTGACCGGCTGGCTGCGATACATCAGAATTCTATTGATAGAATATAGTTGAATGCGTCAAGAATATATCGTGAAAAAAAGAGCAAGTACGTTTTGAAACGTTATGAAACTATTTTATGGAACAAGACCGTTTCTTTGTGCAACACATTACGGTCATTTTGTTTCTTGGTAGTAATTTTGACCATGAGCTATTCTGCCACCCAGGTAAGCCTCAAGAACGATGTCGGCAGGACCGCAGATGTCATCCACCACCCGAATGCCTTTCCATTCGAGAAAATCGAAAAATTCTTTTTCGATACCAGCACAAATGACTGTTTGGATACCTTCGCTGACCGCTGCCCGGCACATCGATTCGGCTGAAGGATTTTCAATAGCGACATTTTTTTCCTCAACCCTGCCCATGGCACTGGTTTCCCGAATAATGGAGACAACAAGCACTTCTGCCGCGAGATCAAATCGTGGGGCAAGCTCTTTCCCCAGGAGAGGGATCAGTATCTTTTCCATACATTCACCTATTCAATTCCAAAGTGTTTCATCTTGCGCCATAGTGTTGAACGGCCCCAGCCGAGTAACTCTGCTGCCCGTCTTTTCTTGCCACCGGTTTTGACCAATGCATCCAGTATCATCTTTCTTTGAACGTCTTCCCAGCGTTCGGGGGGGATACTTCTGCTTCCTGCTTCTCCATTTGCATGATGTGAAGTCGATGGGGTTGTCGTCAAATCCTTCGGAAGGCCAGTGCCATGGAGCATGTACCCTGGGAGGTGGCGCATCCTTATGAGTTTACCATCGCAGAAGTTGACTGCATATTCGATGAGATTCTTCAATTCTCTGACATTGCCGGGATAGGCATAGGATTCGAGGAGTTTCTGTGCATTTTTCGAGAATCCTTCAACACTTTTGCCAAAACGGTTTTGAAACA comes from the Pseudodesulfovibrio piezophilus C1TLV30 genome and includes:
- the nhaB gene encoding sodium/proton antiporter NhaB, translating into MAQTMTQAFSRNFLGNAPNWYKLAILAFLVLNPILIFTVGPFIAGWILIGEFIFTLAMALKCYPLPAGGLLAMEAVLLGLTHPETVYHEAHANFEVILLLIFMVAGIYFMKDFLQFTFTRILTKVRSKIVISLLFSFAGAFLSAFLDALTVTAVIIAVAYGFYNVYHRFASGKTMSCTHDLCSDQSVKDTQRAELSEFRAFLRNLMMHGAVGTALGGVCTIVGEPQNLLIGSEMGWHFIPFFLQVAPVSMPVLATGLLTCILVEKFKIFGYGAEMPGNIRSHLLETAIEMEEKRGLQGKAKLVVQALIGIWLILALAFHLAAVGIIGLSVIVLLTSMNGFTDEHQLGPAFEEALPFTALLVVFFAIVGVIHDQHLFAPVMDIVLGMHGHAQLAAYYVANGVLSMISDNVFVATVYISETKMHFESVLAGMPGVTDGVALMDRLTDPHLARIDVVASMPQALQTKILETMAHFDKLAVAINTGTNIPSVATPNGQAAFLFLLTSALAPVIRLSYGRMVILALPYTITMSLMGLVATYYFM
- a CDS encoding transferase hexapeptide repeat containing protein, which encodes MKKLEALFDHIASRVNVNLKPMGIDVKQILTNAIPRERHLQYYAFYALTEDHPISFRFQNSNMAGTYFLGKTQVDRSVVYKSDLRGDELKRKGDVVEFNGVKTTLFYDEVIRVINSCLIKTLVHNHSKNPETPEVFKILNTLAMHFSNIHGTTCEGVYLGPFSTIDLSIMHNCVVGNFSYVQAGDLSRLTIESGRVWIKSNGLFEFNYVYPEGVVEQYVSMDENGKITGKFIDYVEEFKEDFVPVYSSVQPELMGVEVGEGTYVNPYSVIKGDCKIGDNSLIAQRAHVENSDIGKGSNAQENCYIKNAVYEGFNVTAHGGKVIHTRLAPNVFVGFNSFVHGTATCPITVGRDSIVMPHTIIDAEEPITIPENSAVWGYVTKQSDLKDQCMSLETLAKTTDIVIGNMTFKGDGKAFVEAFKHRIAHIREENGANFDGTEETRGHAQKTQDACFNILQPFQGGADAGMYPTMTIGE
- a CDS encoding SLC13 family permease; translated protein: METAQAAKSAFDWKRLIFMLTGIILFAVVYYAPPWPDAVDPMGEHFILSREAKGAIGVFLLAGTWWVFEVVPIGITSLMIGILQVMFMIRPAKVAFKDFMDPSVLFIFASIMIGLVFTKTGLTKRLAYKMLDIVGERTSMIYLGVFVVTAALTHIMAHTAVAATIYPLLLAIYALYGEGNKPTKFGKGLFIGMAYVAGAGSIVTLLGAARGAVAIGFYKEIINVDIGFFELSYYMAPIGWGMTFLLWGFFMLVCKPEKDRIPGLREKARELNARMGSLTREEIMAAVIVGTVIIIMSLRAFVPALKAVDKTAIILCSSVLFFIFKILDLKDLEDIPWNIILLFAGAMSIGFCLWETGAAKWMAVNWLVMFQDAHWFIFVMSIAFFVMMMTNFIMNVAAIAISLPVALVIAPYLGVSPEVILYASLVVAGMPFMLLVGAAPNAIAYDSGQFTTGEFFGWGIPASLLLMIIVGIAVLVIWPMMGMPITVPIGG
- a CDS encoding CBS domain-containing protein; this encodes MKVKDLMIPVEEYLTIGKDATLGQAILVLDESQHRDLIVVNTKGDFAGVLTMTDILAALEPSYKRLAGKGLGTDTLSKQYVADAFKEFGLWANPLETLCKEGCRQGVSQVMHIPSEIDFLNEDDTLAYGIHCYIVGKHQPLIVRKNGNISGVLRLSDIYNEVKSRMLACACQ
- a CDS encoding NifB/NifX family molybdenum-iron cluster-binding protein; amino-acid sequence: MEKILIPLLGKELAPRFDLAAEVLVVSIIRETSAMGRVEEKNVAIENPSAESMCRAAVSEGIQTVICAGIEKEFFDFLEWKGIRVVDDICGPADIVLEAYLGGRIAHGQNYYQETK